From a region of the Lactuca sativa cultivar Salinas chromosome 4, Lsat_Salinas_v11, whole genome shotgun sequence genome:
- the LOC111908994 gene encoding ceramide synthase 1 LOH3 isoform X1 has protein sequence MKSIIWFRDMGLVEVLRTIDFEHESYPTYEDFAFLPVFAIFFPVVRYFLNIYVFEGIGRRLIISKEYQKLDIDIEERNKKLRKFKESAWKCVYYLSVEFFAIIVTHNEPWFTNTINFWIGPDNQRWPDQKAKLKLKALYMYAGGFYMYSIFALIFWETRSVFVVSMGHHVASVILIVMSYICRFVRVGSVILALHGASDVFLEVVKMSKYSGAEGLASFSFMLFVISWLILRLIYYPFWIMQSTSYEIVMMLDKERKDTLIPIYYYIFNTLLFFLLVLHIYWWVLIYRMLVKQIQDRGKLNDDVRSHSDSNHEHED, from the exons ATGAAGTCAATAATTTGGTTCCGGGACATGGGTTTGGTTGAGGTTTTAAGAACAATTGATTTCGAACATGAATCCTACCCAACATATGAAGATTTTGCATTTCTTCCTGTGTTTGCTATCTTCTTTCCAGTTGTTCGATATTTCCTCAACATATATGTTTTTGAG GGTATAGGAAGGAGATTAATTATTTCAAAGGAGTATCAGAAGTTAGATATCGATATAGAAGAAAGAAACAAAAAACTACGAAAATTTAAAGAATCGGCATGGAAATGTGTTTATTATCTTTCAGTTGAATTTTTTGCTATAATTGTTACTCATAATGAGCCCTGGTTCACAAATACTATCAACTTCTGGATAGGTCCTGATAATCAGAGATGGCCTGACCAAAAAGCAAA GTTAAAATTGAAAGCTCTATACATGTATGCGGGTGGATTCTACATGTATTCAATCTTTGCTTTAATTTTTTGGGAAACAAGGTCTGTCTTTGTTGTGTCAATGGGTCATCATGTTGCAAGTGTCATCCTCATTGTAATGTCTTATATTTGCag ATTTGTGCGTGTTGGTTCTGTGATTTTAGCTCTTCATGGTGCGAGCGATGTATTTCTTGAAGTAGTAAAGATGTCTAAATACAGTGGTGCTGAAGGACTTGCAAGTTTTTCATTTATGTTATTTGTGATTTCATGGCTAATCCTTCGACTTATTTATTACCCTTTTTGGATTATGCAGAGTACAAG TTATGAAATTGTTATGATGTTGGATAAAGAAAGGAAGGATACACTGATACCAATCTACTACTATATCTTCAACACCCTTCTTTTCTTCTTGCTGGTTCTTCATATCTATTGGTGGGTATTGATATATCGGATGCTTGTTAAGCAAATCCAAGATAGAGGAAAACTTAATGATGATGTTCGTTCAC ATTCTGATAGTAATCATGAACATGAAGATTGA
- the LOC111908994 gene encoding ceramide synthase 1 LOH3 isoform X2, with protein sequence MLQGIGRRLIISKEYQKLDIDIEERNKKLRKFKESAWKCVYYLSVEFFAIIVTHNEPWFTNTINFWIGPDNQRWPDQKAKLKLKALYMYAGGFYMYSIFALIFWETRSVFVVSMGHHVASVILIVMSYICRFVRVGSVILALHGASDVFLEVVKMSKYSGAEGLASFSFMLFVISWLILRLIYYPFWIMQSTSYEIVMMLDKERKDTLIPIYYYIFNTLLFFLLVLHIYWWVLIYRMLVKQIQDRGKLNDDVRSHSDSNHEHED encoded by the exons ATGTTGCAGGGTATAGGAAGGAGATTAATTATTTCAAAGGAGTATCAGAAGTTAGATATCGATATAGAAGAAAGAAACAAAAAACTACGAAAATTTAAAGAATCGGCATGGAAATGTGTTTATTATCTTTCAGTTGAATTTTTTGCTATAATTGTTACTCATAATGAGCCCTGGTTCACAAATACTATCAACTTCTGGATAGGTCCTGATAATCAGAGATGGCCTGACCAAAAAGCAAA GTTAAAATTGAAAGCTCTATACATGTATGCGGGTGGATTCTACATGTATTCAATCTTTGCTTTAATTTTTTGGGAAACAAGGTCTGTCTTTGTTGTGTCAATGGGTCATCATGTTGCAAGTGTCATCCTCATTGTAATGTCTTATATTTGCag ATTTGTGCGTGTTGGTTCTGTGATTTTAGCTCTTCATGGTGCGAGCGATGTATTTCTTGAAGTAGTAAAGATGTCTAAATACAGTGGTGCTGAAGGACTTGCAAGTTTTTCATTTATGTTATTTGTGATTTCATGGCTAATCCTTCGACTTATTTATTACCCTTTTTGGATTATGCAGAGTACAAG TTATGAAATTGTTATGATGTTGGATAAAGAAAGGAAGGATACACTGATACCAATCTACTACTATATCTTCAACACCCTTCTTTTCTTCTTGCTGGTTCTTCATATCTATTGGTGGGTATTGATATATCGGATGCTTGTTAAGCAAATCCAAGATAGAGGAAAACTTAATGATGATGTTCGTTCAC ATTCTGATAGTAATCATGAACATGAAGATTGA